The nucleotide window ATAAACAGTCTAAATGCTGATTGTCACATTTCAGTCGTTCTTCTCTCGATCGAGGAGGAGGGCTTTGCGTCTTGGTGAATCGCTTAGGTTTGAGACGGAGCTTATAGTAGCTGCTACAGGACTTGCGGTAACCGATGACAAGGGAACAGATGGAACCAACTGACCGCTAAGCGATATATCGGGCGGTGATGAGCCGGTTTTACTGGGTGAGTTACTCAGACTGGCGTCATCCATCTCAATCACTTCGAAGTCTGCATCGTTCCACTGGTCAATTTCCGACTCGTTGTCTTCTGGCCCCGGCTCGTCTTCCCCGTCGTCGGCGACGGAATCAAGCAGTGCCTGGCGATCCTCTCCATCATCGGCGTCCCCGCGCTCTCTGATCCGCTGTTTGCGGGCCGCCGTGCCCCCTGTGGACGAGGCGAGTTTATACATTACAGGAAAGAGGAAGGAGGTGATGACGGACGTGCAGAGGCCCAGGTACATGAGCAGGGGCTGATGTGGGAAGCGACCCAACAGGAAGCCCAGCGACGCAGGAAGCACCATTTCTCCGAGCGCCGCGCCGACGACGAACGCCGCCGCGGATTTACCGCTCACCGTGGTGTACTGCTCCAACCAAGAGATCCCGCTGGGAAACGTGGCAGCCATGGAGGCGCCGTAAACCGACGTGCAAACCCACAGCATCACGTGGTGTCGGTTaaacagcaccaaacacagcgATGCAGCAACAGAGCCCAAAAGGCAAAAGAGAATCAGCATGCCCGGGTAGACACAGGCCGCGAAAAAGATGGCCGCCCCTCTGCAGGCGGCAAAGGAGCCCCAGAAGAGCGAGTTGAGCTCTGCAGCCTGCGTCTCCTCCATCCTCATGTAATCTTTAGCGTAGGTGAAAATGAACGAGCCATATGCCACCTCGGCGCCCAcgtagaaaaagaagaagagcgACAGGAGCGAGACGAGTGCAGTGTGATGCTTGGCGAAGAACGGAGGTTTACCCGCGCCAGACAATGCCTTGTTCGACGAGGCGGAGGTCCGCGAGTACAGGATGAAGAAGAGGAGTGAAACAAAGAGGATGAAGGCACCGATGACTACGTAAGCCCACATGGACGTCAGAGGCACGCTTTTGCCGTGGAAGAAGGGCAGATGCGCTAGAGAGAAGTTAGATGGTCTGGGTTGTGAAGCACTCCGATTGGAGACGCTGGACTCGTGTCCAAACAGGAGCTTGGCAATGATGGGGGACATGAAGGCTCCGAGGGCGAAGGAGAAGTGCAGAGCCTGCATGTGCGGACCGGCCCGATCACCCCATGTGTTCAGAAGTAACACGTTCCCACCTG belongs to Clarias gariepinus isolate MV-2021 ecotype Netherlands chromosome 2, CGAR_prim_01v2, whole genome shotgun sequence and includes:
- the mfsd4b gene encoding sodium-dependent glucose transporter 1, yielding MSSSTGDLSGNKNKKKKHVRFAKMHEEEEDDNPEQEEEEEEEDTLFDKRKDVKAGLKSALKRGKRLVHSATGEKVEIKGDGGACGRWMITLTLCASFLGLGMCISVLGPTLEDLATNVNKNISNISYIFAGRATGYIAGSLLGGLLFDLLNSHLLLGFAMLMTSFGMFATPFCKKALILAALVSSVGMSMGILDTGGNVLLLNTWGDRAGPHMQALHFSFALGAFMSPIIAKLLFGHESSVSNRSASQPRPSNFSLAHLPFFHGKSVPLTSMWAYVVIGAFILFVSLLFFILYSRTSASSNKALSGAGKPPFFAKHHTALVSLLSLFFFFYVGAEVAYGSFIFTYAKDYMRMEETQAAELNSLFWGSFAACRGAAIFFAACVYPGMLILFCLLGSVAASLCLVLFNRHHVMLWVCTSVYGASMAATFPSGISWLEQYTTVSGKSAAAFVVGAALGEMVLPASLGFLLGRFPHQPLLMYLGLCTSVITSFLFPVMYKLASSTGGTAARKQRIRERGDADDGEDRQALLDSVADDGEDEPGPEDNESEIDQWNDADFEVIEMDDASLSNSPSKTGSSPPDISLSGQLVPSVPLSSVTASPVAATISSVSNLSDSPRRKALLLDREKND